A single region of the Elizabethkingia sp. JS20170427COW genome encodes:
- a CDS encoding PASTA domain-containing protein encodes MLKAFFNWKVWVNILLAIGVFIGLVWLTFRWLEYHTDHGKETQVPDVTNLSVQKAVEVLDNTGLAYEIDSFNFDPKYKPFQVLQIYPTPGSRVKGGSPIRLKVNPRTWAPVAIPDIIDSYKYRAYSKLNLVGLKVGDTIYEPSISKDAVLKLLYNGHPVKPGDLVPRFASIDLVIGQGPKRNVPIPNVVGRTLAEAKEIIKQNYFELGIVYDENEQPVSDPSLIIFYQNPSAGSISDQGIQIDLWASNKTPAEMHNKIKDLDSQYRRNYAPDPSYYHSEPDFSSSFDDFEEPKHVEAPKPVERKKVTPVKKAEPEKKNTEKPVEKPKEKKKVIIE; translated from the coding sequence ATGCTAAAAGCATTTTTCAACTGGAAAGTTTGGGTTAATATCCTACTAGCCATAGGAGTATTCATCGGCTTAGTATGGTTAACCTTTAGATGGTTGGAGTACCACACCGATCACGGAAAAGAAACCCAAGTACCGGATGTTACCAACCTTTCTGTTCAAAAAGCTGTGGAAGTACTAGACAACACAGGCTTGGCTTATGAAATTGATAGTTTTAACTTCGACCCTAAATACAAGCCTTTTCAGGTTTTGCAAATCTATCCTACTCCTGGATCTAGGGTAAAAGGAGGAAGCCCTATTCGCTTAAAAGTAAATCCTAGAACGTGGGCTCCTGTCGCTATTCCTGATATTATAGACTCTTACAAATACAGGGCATATTCAAAATTAAATTTAGTAGGCTTAAAAGTTGGGGATACCATCTATGAACCTAGCATTTCTAAAGATGCTGTTCTTAAACTCCTTTACAATGGACATCCTGTAAAACCTGGTGATTTAGTTCCTAGATTTGCATCCATAGATTTAGTTATTGGCCAAGGTCCTAAAAGAAACGTACCTATCCCTAATGTAGTGGGTAGGACCCTTGCAGAGGCCAAAGAAATCATCAAACAAAACTACTTTGAACTAGGAATTGTTTATGATGAGAATGAACAACCAGTTTCCGACCCTTCTTTAATTATTTTTTATCAAAATCCATCTGCAGGAAGTATTTCCGACCAAGGGATACAAATAGACCTTTGGGCAAGTAACAAAACTCCTGCGGAAATGCATAATAAAATCAAGGATTTGGACAGCCAATATCGTAGAAACTACGCTCCAGATCCTAGTTATTATCATAGTGAACCGGATTTCTCTAGTAGCTTTGATGATTTTGAAGAGCCTAAACATGTAGAAGCTCCCAAACCTGTAGAACGTAAAAAGGTTACTCCTGTAAAAAAGGCTGAACCAGAAAAGAAAAACACCGAAAAACCTGTAGAAAAACCAAAAGAAAAGAAAAAGGTAATTATCGAATAA
- the coaD gene encoding pantetheine-phosphate adenylyltransferase, translating into MRIAVFPGSFDPITLGHFDIVERAYPLFDKIIIAIGHNSKKNYMFSLEKRKEFIKKTFKDYDKIEVDHFEGLTIDYCKSKKVKFILRGLRNPADFEFEKAIAQTNRRLSHDDKIETIFLLTSSGKSFISSSIVREIINYNGEYELLVPPAVKI; encoded by the coding sequence ATGAGAATAGCAGTATTCCCTGGGTCTTTTGATCCTATTACCCTAGGTCATTTTGATATTGTTGAAAGAGCTTACCCTCTTTTTGATAAAATTATTATTGCCATTGGTCATAATTCTAAAAAGAACTATATGTTCTCTTTAGAGAAGAGAAAAGAGTTTATTAAAAAGACTTTTAAAGACTACGATAAGATAGAGGTAGATCATTTTGAAGGTCTTACTATCGATTATTGTAAGAGTAAAAAAGTAAAATTTATCCTTAGAGGATTACGAAACCCTGCTGATTTCGAGTTTGAAAAGGCAATTGCACAAACAAATAGAAGATTGAGCCACGATGATAAAATAGAAACTATATTTTTATTAACTTCATCAGGAAAATCTTTTATAAGCAGTAGCATTGTAAGGGAAATTATTAATTATAACGGAGAGTATGAACTTTTAGTTCCTCCAGCGGTGAAAATTTAA
- a CDS encoding trimeric intracellular cation channel family protein, translating into MSGAFAAMQKRFDPVGVFTIAFITSVGGGTVRDLLLDVPVFWMHDLRMCTLIFVTSFVAMIFKSLEKNAQVTLFIFDSFGLGLFTIIGVQKGLNANLNPLICIILGTITGCFGGIIRDILLNKIPLIFRKEIYATACIVGGAVFLYLTFYTGWPHPLVQITTILLIVIIRTLAVKYQWEMPKFYLGEDQRHEG; encoded by the coding sequence ATGTCGGGAGCTTTTGCTGCTATGCAAAAGCGTTTCGATCCTGTAGGAGTATTTACTATTGCCTTTATTACCTCGGTAGGGGGGGGGACGGTGAGGGATTTATTATTGGATGTTCCCGTATTTTGGATGCATGATCTTAGGATGTGTACCCTTATTTTCGTGACTTCTTTTGTAGCGATGATTTTTAAATCTTTAGAGAAAAATGCTCAAGTTACCTTGTTTATTTTTGACTCTTTTGGCTTAGGATTATTTACCATTATAGGTGTACAGAAAGGCTTAAATGCTAATCTGAACCCTTTAATATGCATAATTCTAGGAACTATTACAGGGTGCTTTGGAGGGATTATTAGAGATATTTTATTGAATAAAATACCTCTAATTTTCAGGAAAGAAATTTATGCTACTGCTTGTATTGTGGGAGGAGCTGTATTTTTATATTTAACATTTTATACGGGTTGGCCACATCCTTTAGTACAAATTACGACCATACTTTTAATTGTTATTATCAGAACTCTAGCGGTAAAATACCAATGGGAAATGCCTAAATTTTATCTTGGTGAAGATCAACGGCACGAGGGCTGA
- a CDS encoding carbohydrate binding domain-containing protein — protein MKKIYSLLTVLALSGVVGAQNLVTNPSFEDGLNSWTKGPTGSYTLPTLSTDNPKSGSNSAAYINAGATTGFYQEIPVSANQKYTISLWYKATGDSTDARIWSVYKDADNNIVYQSGSSSDSSTDPLRGPNNEYFEPSSEWKQFTTTVTTPANVVKLQLAVRAYRNGTAYFDDFSVTSGNLGVTDFTSSKYSLVKNTMVTTGLHFVKKAQIQIVNLAGQVVKSAQVSADEVLDLSQLPKGVYVVSGTVNGEKVNQKIVKQ, from the coding sequence ATGAAAAAAATCTATTCTTTACTAACCGTATTAGCTCTTTCAGGGGTTGTAGGAGCGCAAAATTTAGTAACCAATCCGTCGTTTGAAGATGGTTTAAACAGTTGGACAAAAGGACCTACAGGATCTTATACCTTACCAACATTGTCAACAGATAATCCAAAGTCAGGAAGTAATTCAGCGGCTTATATTAATGCAGGTGCTACTACAGGGTTTTATCAAGAAATTCCTGTTTCTGCAAACCAAAAATATACGATATCGTTATGGTATAAGGCGACAGGAGATAGTACAGATGCTAGAATATGGTCTGTTTATAAAGATGCAGACAATAATATTGTTTATCAAAGTGGGAGTTCTTCTGACTCCTCTACAGATCCATTAAGAGGACCTAATAATGAATATTTTGAACCATCTTCAGAATGGAAACAATTTACAACCACTGTTACGACTCCTGCAAATGTTGTGAAACTACAGCTAGCAGTTAGAGCTTATAGAAATGGAACAGCTTATTTCGATGATTTTTCTGTTACTTCAGGAAATTTAGGAGTAACTGATTTTACGAGCTCTAAATATAGTTTAGTGAAAAACACCATGGTAACAACAGGACTTCATTTTGTCAAAAAAGCTCAAATACAAATTGTGAATTTAGCTGGACAAGTGGTGAAATCTGCTCAAGTATCCGCAGATGAAGTTTTGGATTTAAGCCAATTGCCTAAAGGGGTTTACGTAGTTTCAGGAACCGTAAATGGAGAAAAGGTAAATCAGAAAATTGTAAAGCAATAA
- a CDS encoding D-alanine--D-alanine ligase, which produces MTKKKVAVVMGGYSDEYKVSLKSGQLIYDELSRELYDVFKIYILKEGWFFIDKDENRIPVNKADFSVKLPSGEELKFDACFNIIHGTPGENGILQAYWDAVGMKYTGCNFYQSALTFNKKDTLAVLAKYGIPSAKSVYLRKGDAIDEEQIIAELGLPVFVKPNQSGSSLGISKVKEVSELQKAIEIAFQEDDEILIESFLKGTEVSVGVIDYHGETIVLGITEIVSKNEFFDYDAKYNGASEEITPARLDEETKLKIEVIAKKAYESLGMSGFSRSEYIIMDGTPYMLEMNTNPGFSPASILPQQAKIYGISIQDLCGNEVEKALAK; this is translated from the coding sequence ATGACAAAGAAAAAAGTTGCCGTGGTAATGGGCGGCTATTCCGATGAGTACAAAGTGTCTTTAAAAAGTGGACAACTTATCTATGATGAATTGAGTAGGGAATTGTACGATGTTTTTAAAATTTATATCCTTAAAGAAGGGTGGTTTTTTATCGATAAAGACGAAAACAGAATTCCAGTAAACAAAGCAGATTTTTCTGTAAAATTACCTTCTGGAGAGGAACTTAAATTTGATGCATGCTTCAATATTATTCATGGTACTCCAGGGGAAAATGGTATCTTACAAGCATATTGGGATGCAGTAGGGATGAAGTATACCGGTTGTAATTTTTACCAAAGTGCTTTAACTTTTAACAAAAAAGATACTTTAGCTGTTTTAGCAAAATATGGAATTCCTTCTGCTAAAAGTGTATATCTTAGAAAAGGAGATGCAATAGATGAAGAACAAATCATTGCAGAGTTAGGCCTACCAGTATTTGTGAAGCCTAACCAATCAGGTTCTTCATTGGGGATTTCTAAAGTAAAAGAAGTTTCAGAATTGCAAAAAGCAATAGAAATTGCTTTTCAAGAAGATGATGAAATATTGATTGAAAGTTTCCTTAAAGGTACCGAAGTATCAGTAGGTGTAATCGATTACCACGGAGAAACTATTGTTTTAGGAATTACAGAAATTGTTTCTAAAAATGAGTTTTTTGATTATGATGCTAAATACAATGGAGCATCAGAAGAAATTACACCCGCAAGACTAGATGAAGAAACCAAGTTAAAGATTGAGGTTATTGCTAAAAAGGCCTACGAGTCTTTAGGAATGAGTGGGTTCTCTAGAAGCGAGTACATCATTATGGATGGGACTCCATATATGTTGGAAATGAATACCAATCCTGGTTTTTCACCAGCAAGTATTTTACCACAACAAGCGAAGATTTATGGAATATCCATCCAAGACCTTTGTGGTAATGAAGTAGAAAAAGCTTTAGCCAAATAA
- a CDS encoding RluA family pseudouridine synthase — MEEDILDLYKDPNTEEENNSSDEDGGLYEHLHITVDKKQEPLRIDKFLLLHRQNSTRNKISQSCRAGNVVVNGTPVKQNYKVKPGDEISILLAHPPRENVIIPEDIPINIVYEDDDLVVVDKAAGMVVHPGFGNWSGTLVNALAFHFEKNGQKSDLDRVGLVHRIDKDTSGLLVIAKTEYALSFLARQFFERTTKRLYWAFVWGNIEEEEGTVRGHIGRHLKNRMQMAVYEDGSHGKHAVTHYKVLERFRYMTWIQCKLETGRTHQIRAHMKHIGHTLFNDERYEGHTILRGVNLPKYKQFVQNVFNILPRHALHAHTLGFVHPTTKKEMYFESPMPDDMTKAVEKWRNYLENNG; from the coding sequence ATGGAGGAGGATATTTTAGACCTATATAAAGATCCTAATACAGAAGAGGAAAACAACAGCTCCGACGAAGACGGAGGACTATATGAACACCTGCATATTACGGTAGATAAAAAACAAGAGCCTTTACGGATTGATAAATTTCTATTGCTTCACCGCCAAAACTCTACCAGAAATAAAATTTCACAATCTTGTAGAGCTGGGAATGTAGTGGTTAACGGTACTCCTGTAAAGCAAAACTATAAAGTAAAACCAGGAGATGAAATTAGTATTTTACTAGCTCACCCTCCACGCGAAAATGTTATTATCCCTGAGGACATCCCTATCAATATTGTTTATGAAGATGATGATCTTGTAGTGGTAGATAAAGCAGCAGGAATGGTAGTACACCCTGGTTTTGGCAACTGGAGTGGGACTCTAGTAAACGCTCTTGCCTTTCATTTTGAAAAGAATGGACAAAAGTCGGATCTAGATAGAGTTGGTCTTGTGCATCGTATTGACAAAGATACTTCCGGACTATTAGTTATAGCAAAAACAGAATATGCGCTTAGCTTCCTTGCCAGACAGTTTTTTGAAAGAACTACCAAAAGACTATATTGGGCTTTTGTATGGGGGAATATTGAGGAAGAAGAAGGTACCGTAAGAGGACATATCGGAAGACATCTTAAAAATAGAATGCAAATGGCCGTTTATGAAGATGGCAGCCATGGCAAACATGCAGTAACCCATTACAAGGTATTGGAGCGCTTTAGATACATGACTTGGATACAGTGTAAACTAGAAACAGGGAGGACTCATCAAATCCGCGCTCATATGAAACATATAGGACATACTCTTTTCAATGATGAGCGATATGAAGGGCACACCATCTTAAGAGGTGTAAACTTGCCTAAGTATAAGCAATTTGTACAGAATGTATTCAACATCCTTCCTCGTCATGCCTTGCATGCTCATACTTTAGGATTTGTACATCCTACTACTAAAAAGGAAATGTACTTTGAAAGTCCTATGCCAGATGACATGACAAAAGCTGTAGAAAAATGGAGAAATTATCTCGAAAACAACGGATAA